The DNA region AGCATCGAGGCGACTGATCGCACGGCCTCCACATCGCCACTCGCCAGCTGCTCTCGCCCCTGGCGACGCTTGGAGATCAGGCCTGCCTTCTCCAGCACGGCGACGTGTTTCTGCACCGCGGCGAAGCTCATGTCGTAGTTCGCCGCCAGCGCGGTGACCGAGTGTTCCCCGGCCAGCACCCGACGCAGGATGTCCCGCCGAGTCCGGTCGGCCAGGGCGTGGAAGAACGCGTCCGCGCTGTCCTCGTCCCG from Mycolicibacterium sp. MU0053 includes:
- a CDS encoding ArsR/SmtB family transcription factor, which translates into the protein MTDRDEDSADAFFHALADRTRRDILRRVLAGEHSVTALAANYDMSFAAVQKHVAVLEKAGLISKRRQGREQLASGDVEAVRSVASMLTELEDVWRGRIARIDDLLSKE